ATTCGAGCATTAGAAACAACCAGTTTGATCCCGATTACGTTATTAACCGGGAAGGGTTTTGAATTCGATCATGATGAATATATTCAGACTTTGAAAATTACCAGCGTGATGGTGAAACCATTCAGCCCCAGAAAATTGCTGAATCATGTGCAGGAATCACTGAATCTGACCAATGATGTCATTGCTTAAGTCGCTCAACGAAATCAATCATTCTGAAACTATTATCCATGCGAAACTATTATACAGCCATCCAGTTCTGGTCTTATGCTCTGCTGGTAGTCTGTCTTTGTCCGCTCGCCGTATTTCTGGGTTCGTACATGGGCTGGCCACGGGGAGCGGCGCCATTGCTGCTGCTCGCACCGCCTACGGTCCTCGCTGCGGTCTCATCTCCACGGATCTGTTACTGGACCATCACAGCTCTCTCCGTCGGCTCCTGTTTTGCGGAAACTTACTTCCGCACAGATATCGTTAAGGGCGATAATAACTACGCCCTGAGTATTCTGAGCGCTGCTGTTCTGATTGGCCTCGTGTTATTGATCGACGTTTATATTGGCAAACTAAAAAGAACACTCTATCAGATTCAGCAACAGAACGATGAACTGGTTCGCCAATTATACGAATCTCAGAAAGAATCATTTGCAAATCTGCAGAATACTGGCGACGCTGACGAAACAAAACCCAGACAACCTGCTGAATCCAGAGATACTCCTGCTGGAGAAGTCGGAGTCAACTATCCGCTGCTCCTGCTGACACTTCAGGACATCGGCCGACGTATCTCTACAAATCAGTCGAACGAGTCTCTGATTCCCACGGTCATCAGTACCGCGAAAGCGTCGCTGCAGTGTGAATACTGTCAGGTTTATCTGTGGGACAGTAAATCACGATCTCTGAAAAATGCTCTGCCAGTCCGTGCCCGGGATCAGTTGAATTATCGACCGGTTCCTGAGAGTGGCGTCGCTGCCTGGGTGATTGAACATCGTCAGATTGTCATGCGAAACGATGCTGAGCAGGACTATCGACTCAAACGGATCCTGGACGATGATCCACACATGCCTGATGCGATCTCTCCCTTAACCGTCGGTTCTGATCTGATCGGTCTGCTGGTGATTGATAAAGTGGATGTCGAATCACCTACCATTGGTCGGCTCCTGTATATTCTTTCCAATATCTATGCTCTGGGTATCAAGAATTCCCAGTTGTTTAAGCGGATTGAAGAAATGGCGAGCCGCGATGGTCTGACTGGTTTGTTCAACCATGCCACCTTCCAGGAAAAACTTCACGAGCTGGTCACACAGGCGGATGCCCAGTCAAGTCAACTCAGTATCATCATGAGCGACATTGACCACTTCAAATCATTCAACGACACCTACGGCCATCAGGCTGGTGATTTTGTGTTGAAGGAAGTGGCACGGATCTGGAAAACCGTCATGCCGGAAAAAGCAATTATTGCCCGCTACGGTGGAGAAGAATTCATCGGAGTTCTGCTGGATCATGAATATTCACAAGCCATGCAGATTGCCGAAGATCTGCGCGAAACGATGGAAAACTGTCCGATCCTGTTTGAAGGTCAACAGCTGCAGGTCACTGCCAGTTTCGGCGTCACCGAATTCAAACATCCGGCGACCACCACAAACGAACTGGTTCGTATCGCCGATGAAAATTTATACAAAGCCAAAGAGGGGGGACGAAATCAAGTCATTGGACTCGATCCGAATTCCGCCAGAAAACCCCGTATCTAGATATTAACTCATGCAGATCACAACGGAAATCTTCGGAAATGTCATGGTAGCTCATACACCTGACGAATTGACGGATGACACATCCACCGAATTCGTCAATGCGCTGTCTGCTGCCATTAACGATCAACATTATCAGGTTGTGCTGCAGATGGATCGCAGTGAAGTCCTGGATAGTGCAGGGCTGGAAGCCTTGCTGGATATTCAGGATCTGACCCGCGAACAGGGTGGAAATCTAAAAATCAGTGGCCTGGAAGATCCGGGCAAGAAAATACTGGAAATCACGCGTCTTGATCAGAGAATCGACCTGTTTGACTCGGTGATCGACGCCGTCTCCAGTTTTCAATAGAAATTTCAATCGTTAAACATGAATACCAACTCTCTCCTGCAACCGAAAATGCGACTCGGTGATCTGCTCATCTACAAAGAGTATATCACTCTGGAACAGTTGGAGTCCGCGCTGGCAGAGCAGTCGCAGGGGGATGGTAGTCAGCTGCTGGGCGAACTGCTGGTCAATCAGGAATATTGTACCGAAGATCAGGTTCTGGAATGCCTGGCGCTGGAATATCGGATTCCCTATGTGCAGCTCGACAGCCGCATGTTCGATTCGAAAGTCTTCGATGTCCTGCC
The sequence above is a segment of the Gimesia algae genome. Coding sequences within it:
- a CDS encoding GGDEF domain-containing protein; translated protein: MRNYYTAIQFWSYALLVVCLCPLAVFLGSYMGWPRGAAPLLLLAPPTVLAAVSSPRICYWTITALSVGSCFAETYFRTDIVKGDNNYALSILSAAVLIGLVLLIDVYIGKLKRTLYQIQQQNDELVRQLYESQKESFANLQNTGDADETKPRQPAESRDTPAGEVGVNYPLLLLTLQDIGRRISTNQSNESLIPTVISTAKASLQCEYCQVYLWDSKSRSLKNALPVRARDQLNYRPVPESGVAAWVIEHRQIVMRNDAEQDYRLKRILDDDPHMPDAISPLTVGSDLIGLLVIDKVDVESPTIGRLLYILSNIYALGIKNSQLFKRIEEMASRDGLTGLFNHATFQEKLHELVTQADAQSSQLSIIMSDIDHFKSFNDTYGHQAGDFVLKEVARIWKTVMPEKAIIARYGGEEFIGVLLDHEYSQAMQIAEDLRETMENCPILFEGQQLQVTASFGVTEFKHPATTTNELVRIADENLYKAKEGGRNQVIGLDPNSARKPRI
- a CDS encoding STAS domain-containing protein; this translates as MQITTEIFGNVMVAHTPDELTDDTSTEFVNALSAAINDQHYQVVLQMDRSEVLDSAGLEALLDIQDLTREQGGNLKISGLEDPGKKILEITRLDQRIDLFDSVIDAVSSFQ